TGACGCCGCAGCCGGGCTACGAGGCCCGGTGCGGAGGCGGCTGCTGCGAGCTGTTGTTCAGCGAGGTCTCGTGGCGCAGCGAGGGCAACAGTCGTCCGTTGCCGCAGGGAACCGTCTTCGCGAGCCACTACGACGTCGCCCTCGACGTCGAGAGCGGGATCGTCGTGCGCAGCCTGCCGGTCGGCGCCGAGACGCCCTGGCTGGAGGTCGACGTGCTCGAGGTCGACGGCCCGCCCCCGGGCTGGGCGCAGTTCGAGGCATGACCGACGCCGACGCCCAGCAGGTCCTGCAGCGCTTCCTCTCCGCGGACGGGCGCCTCCTGGACCTGCCCACCCGGCACGCCAAGCGCCTGGTCGTGCTCGACCACGTCGCCCAGCGCTTCGAGCCGGGCCGGCGCTACGACTGGCGCGAGGTCGATGCCCTCCTCGTGCAGGTGCACGACGACCACGCGGCCCTGCGCCGCGCACTCGTCGACGAGGGCTTCTTGACCAGGCAGAGCGACGTCTACTGGCGCAGCGGCGGCACCGTCGACGTCTGATCCTGTCCCAGGCGTGGCCACCGGAGCCGTCC
This genomic interval from Nocardioides kongjuensis contains the following:
- a CDS encoding DUF2087 domain-containing protein, encoding MTDADAQQVLQRFLSADGRLLDLPTRHAKRLVVLDHVAQRFEPGRRYDWREVDALLVQVHDDHAALRRALVDEGFLTRQSDVYWRSGGTVDV